Proteins encoded together in one Borrelia turicatae 91E135 window:
- a CDS encoding P12 family lipoprotein, which translates to MKRSILSVCMLTLLCLLSCDINALNELLDKAREKFLDESKDNKDLNHEQENQEQKEVVIDGFEEEVEIQQDMEVKPVNNAIPVFKYPQQGGSSNYPQQVYPYYVQEEVIKIEEKDLVPSTEYEKDADKAIKGVENALKNSGFSLLMESAYSLRNEYEQMKTELYYVTKKIQDEIGLLGINFRKNKEKRQDLNRLQGYLRGESFNSEGLMNKIDIAIGELESAKYFFGEAEKTLKEAITERLRNKKRRSYLSRKGKSDFLAQKSRSDAENVLSLLESSSSNIGEARGRKKEIEKLIEEAKSYLSNLER; encoded by the coding sequence ATGAAGAGAAGTATTTTATCAGTATGTATGTTAACATTATTATGTTTGTTATCATGTGATATAAATGCCCTTAATGAATTGCTAGATAAAGCAAGGGAAAAATTTTTAGATGAAAGCAAAGATAATAAAGATTTAAACCATGAACAAGAAAATCAGGAACAAAAAGAAGTTGTTATAGATGGTTTTGAAGAAGAAGTAGAAATACAACAAGATATGGAAGTGAAACCTGTTAATAATGCTATTCCAGTATTTAAATATCCTCAACAAGGAGGGTCTTCAAATTATCCTCAACAAGTATATCCATATTATGTTCAAGAAGAAGTAATAAAAATAGAAGAAAAGGATCTAGTTCCAAGTACTGAGTACGAAAAAGACGCAGATAAGGCAATTAAAGGGGTAGAAAATGCTCTTAAAAATTCTGGATTTTCTTTATTAATGGAGAGTGCATATAGCCTTAGAAATGAATATGAACAAATGAAGACAGAGCTTTATTATGTAACTAAAAAAATCCAGGATGAAATAGGATTACTGGGAATAAATTTTAGGAAGAATAAGGAAAAGAGACAAGATTTAAATCGATTACAAGGTTATTTGAGGGGTGAAAGTTTTAATTCTGAGGGTCTTATGAATAAAATTGATATTGCAATTGGTGAATTGGAATCTGCAAAATATTTTTTTGGAGAAGCTGAAAAAACTTTAAAAGAAGCTATTACTGAAAGATTAAGAAATAAAAAACGTAGAAGTTACTTATCAAGAAAAGGGAAGAGTGATTTTTTAGCTCAAAAGTCACGCAGTGATGCAGAAAATGTTTTAAGTTTATTAGAATCCTCTTCTTCTAATATAGGAGAAGCAAGAGGCAGAAAGAAAGAGATAGAAAAACTCATTGAAGAAGCAAAATCTTATCTATCAAATCTTGAAAGATAG